From the Paraflavitalea soli genome, the window ACCCGCAGTCTGGGTCAGCCGCTGTTCATCATTTTATTGCTGATCATGATCCCGCTGGCTACTACAGAACTGGGTACGGATAGCTGGATCACGGACCTGATGACGCCAGCCATGACGGCCATCGGGCTGCAGGCAGGGTGGGTGCTGGTGTATACTTCGGCCATCATGTTTGTGCTACGTTTCTTTGCCGGTCCCATTGTGCATAAAGTATCACCGCTGGGACTGCTGGCGATCTGTTCGGCCATTGCGGCCGGCGGATTGTACATGCTGTCCTTCTCCAACGGGGTGATGATCCTGGTGGCAGCTACGGTGTATGGCCTGGGCAAAACCTTTTTCTGGCCCACCATGCTGGGCCTGGTAGCGGAGCGCTTTCCGAAAGGCGGCGCACTTACGCTCAACATTACGGGTGGATTGGGTATGATCGCAGCCGGTGTGATCGGCGCGGGTATCCTTGGTTTTATCCAGGATAAATCGGTCGACACAAAGATCAAGGCATATGACCAGACGCATCAAACAAGCATTCATAGCACCTATGTAACGGAAAACAAAACCAGTTTCTTTGGTGATTACCAGGCGCTGGACCAATCCAAACTGGCGCAGGCCAATGCGCAGGAGCTGGAAACAGTGACTGCCATCCGGGATGGCGCTAAAAAAGACGCGCTCCGGTACATTGTGGCTTTCCCCTTGCTCATGTTGGTGTGTTATGGATTGTTGATCTTGTATTTCCGGTCACGCGGGGGATACAAGGCGGTGATGTTGCAGGAGGAGGCGGTGAATGCCAGCCATGAGCTTTGAGCTGCGAGCTGCGAGTCCCTTTTCGTCGCAAACGGCTCGTTGCTCGAAGCTGGCAGCTCGCAGCTTCTTCTTAAAATAGTGTACCTCCCAATGAAAAATATTAATCTTAGATAATGGCTTTAGACATTAAGTACGGCGTTAGTACCTGGCTATGGACCTCGCCGTTTACCACGGCTTCTATACCGGTATTGTTTCCAAAGATTGCCGCTATGGGATTTGAGGTGGTGGAGATTGCAGTAGAAGATCCTTCGCTCATTGATATACAGGTGGTGAAAAAGGCCATGACAGAATATCAACTGCAGGTGAATATCTGCGGGGCTTTTGGCCCTTCGCGCGACCTTACGCATGAAGACCCGGCGGTGCACAAGAACTGCCTGGCGTATATAGAAACCTGTCTCGATTACTGCGCAGCGGTAGGCACGGGTTTCTTTGGTGGACCTATGTATTCAGCCGTAGGTAAGGCACGTATGGTATCGCCTGACCAGCGTAAGATAGACTGGGAGCGGGCGGTGACCAACCTGCGCAAAGTGTGTGAACTGGCGGCTGCCCGGGGATTACAGATCGCCCTGGAACCCTTGAACCGCTTTGAATCGGACCTGGTGAATACAGCGGCTGATGTATTGCGATTGATCAGGGATATTAATCACCCTGCCGCCAAAGTAATGCTGGATGGATTTCATATGAGTATTGAAGAAAAGGATGTGGCACAGGCCATCATTGCATCGGGCAAGGACCTGGTCCATTTGCAGGTGTCAGAAAACTACC encodes:
- a CDS encoding MFS transporter codes for the protein MPTNDSPGSTPHRADMKLFYACFVALVTTSFGFILRAISLPEWGTTFNLTQTQLGEIAGVGLWPFAISIVLFSLIIDKIGYKTAMIFAFLCHVTSAILTIFATGYWMLYIGTFIVALGNGTVEAVVNPVVATMFPRQKTKWLNILHAAWPGGLVLGGIIALLMGPGTAWEYKIALILLPTLAYGVMMLARKFPLNERVQAGVSYKEMLQEVGAIGALIIVALIVFQLGAVFAWPTALNITLILVVTILFGWYTRSLGQPLFIILLLIMIPLATTELGTDSWITDLMTPAMTAIGLQAGWVLVYTSAIMFVLRFFAGPIVHKVSPLGLLAICSAIAAGGLYMLSFSNGVMILVAATVYGLGKTFFWPTMLGLVAERFPKGGALTLNITGGLGMIAAGVIGAGILGFIQDKSVDTKIKAYDQTHQTSIHSTYVTENKTSFFGDYQALDQSKLAQANAQELETVTAIRDGAKKDALRYIVAFPLLMLVCYGLLILYFRSRGGYKAVMLQEEAVNASHEL
- a CDS encoding sugar phosphate isomerase/epimerase family protein; this translates as MALDIKYGVSTWLWTSPFTTASIPVLFPKIAAMGFEVVEIAVEDPSLIDIQVVKKAMTEYQLQVNICGAFGPSRDLTHEDPAVHKNCLAYIETCLDYCAAVGTGFFGGPMYSAVGKARMVSPDQRKIDWERAVTNLRKVCELAAARGLQIALEPLNRFESDLVNTAADVLRLIRDINHPAAKVMLDGFHMSIEEKDVAQAIIASGKDLVHLQVSENYRGTPGTGQTPWASYKQGLEAIDYAGVVTIESFTPDNKELAGAVCFWHPMAESQDGFATEGLRFLKSWARE